A genomic stretch from Salvelinus namaycush isolate Seneca unplaced genomic scaffold, SaNama_1.0 Scaffold394, whole genome shotgun sequence includes:
- the kiss1 gene encoding metastasis-suppressor KiSS-1 — MLQLTVVLMLIASVTETFPASSLRYSHYTQGESPDNAMLKVLRDVSTASTEGPPPDKLPALLPYDVDNPLLEAELPRRVWWWWYPAKPQPQNRIRQNRAWRSSYNHNSFGLRYGK; from the exons ATGCTGCAGCTCACCGTGGTTCTGATGTTAATCGCTTCAGTAACAGAGACTTTCCCCGCTAGCAGCCTCAGATACTCCCACTATACCCAAG GGGAGAGTCCAGACAATGCAATGCTAAAAGTCTTGAGAGATGTATCCACTGCATCAACAGAGGGCCCACCCCCTGACAAACTTCCTGCTCTTCTACCCTATGACGTAGACAATCCACTGCTAGAGGCGGAACTACCCAGaagggtgtggtggtggtggtacccAGCGAAGCCCCAACCACAAAACAGGATTCGTCAGAATCGAGCATGGAGGTCCTCATACAACCATAACTCCTTCGGCCTACGTTATGGAAAATGA